From Montipora foliosa isolate CH-2021 chromosome 6, ASM3666993v2, whole genome shotgun sequence, a single genomic window includes:
- the LOC138005005 gene encoding uncharacterized protein has protein sequence MSRESTCQQSRGNSGCTSLAKSKLVPKTSEASGGATNCHPSQEESVSAAGDKTATPTTGETNTVGMSLVRKRYEERGFSEKTTDIIMLSWRDSSRKQYDVHIRKWLLFCGTREIDPVHADIKDALEFLADMFGNNLSYSSINSARSALSAILQTSQSHTFGEHPDVKRFMKGIYQIRPPMPRYNKTWDVNIVLQYLQSMDRATELSIKDLTLKLVMLTALTTAGREQTLHLLNLEGMVKDDSCLAFVISSNVKQSRPTSSLTERIVKLKAYPFEEKLCVFHTCSVYIDKTSCLRGQETQLLLTHQKPHRRASRDSIRRWIQSVMQSAGVDVTIYKPHSVRSAAASKAKANHATLDEIMLAGPQQPLLLCFMIRK, from the coding sequence CCAATTGTCATCCATCCCAAGAGGAATCTGTTAGTGCTGCCGGGGACAAGACAGCTACACCCACTACGGGAGAAACTAACACTGTTGGCATGTCTCTTGTCAGGAAACGTTATGAAGAACGAGgattttctgagaaaacaacCGACATTATCATGCTGTCATGGAGGGACTCCTCTAGAAAACAATATGATGTCCACATCCGCAAATGGCTTTTATTCTGCGGTACAAGGGAAATTGATCCAGTTCATGCAGATATAAAGGATGCCCTAGAATTTCTCGCTGATATGTTTGGAAATAACCTCAGCTACAGCAGTATAAACTCAGCCCGCTCAGCGCTTTCTGCTATCCTGCAGACTTCACAAAGTCACACTTTTGGTGAACACCCAGACGTGAAGCGGTTTATGAAGGGCATTTATCAGATCAGGCCACCCATGCCTAGATACAACAAAACATGGGACGTTAATATTGTTCTACAGTACTTGCAGTCAATGGACAGGGCAACAGAACTCTCAATTAAGGACTTGaccttaaagttagtaatgctAACAGCACTTACTACCGCAGGCAGAGAACAAACCTTACATTTACTGAACCTTGAAGGAATGGTTAAAGATGACAGTTGTCTTGCATTTGTTATAAGCAGCAATGTTAAGCAAAGTAGGCCTACAAGTTCTCTTACAGAACGTATTGTTAAGTTAAAGGCCTATCCATTTGAGGAAAAACTGTGCGTTTTTCACACATGTTCTGTTTATATTGATAAAACTAGTTGTTTAAGGGGACAGGAAACCCAACTATTGTTAACTCACCAAAAGCCTCACAGGAGGGCTAGTAGAGACTCTATCAGAAGATGGATACAGTCAGTAATGCAATCAGCTGGTGTGGATGTGACTATCTATAAACCACATAGTGTTCGGTCGGCTGCAGCATCCAAAGCCAAAGCTAATCATGCCACACTTGACGAGATTATGCTGGCTGGTCCTCAGCAGCCACTTTTGCTATGTTTTATGATAAGGAAATAG